From the genome of Sulfurovum sp. NBC37-1, one region includes:
- a CDS encoding TerB family tellurite resistance protein, with product MEKKIKESVGTLLAHIIKVDHRDIEKEAPLFCKIMGQDFDCSPEEAKAFLYKIKDEEYDLDRHIEIINQALCDDKLSKFHLLEQLNHIIYSDDISEEDYKIFEDIKNKLFECDK from the coding sequence ATGGAAAAGAAAATAAAAGAATCCGTAGGGACACTGCTGGCGCATATTATCAAAGTGGATCATCGGGATATTGAGAAAGAAGCACCGCTTTTTTGCAAGATCATGGGGCAGGATTTTGACTGTTCTCCCGAAGAGGCAAAAGCATTTCTTTACAAAATAAAAGATGAAGAGTATGACCTTGACAGGCATATAGAGATCATCAATCAGGCGCTTTGCGATGACAAGCTCTCGAAGTTTCACCTGCTTGAACAGTTGAACCATATTATCTATTCGGATGATATCAGCGAAGAGGATTACAAGATATTCGAGGATATCAAGAATAAACTTTTTGAATGTGACAAATAA